One genomic window of Hemitrygon akajei chromosome 1, sHemAka1.3, whole genome shotgun sequence includes the following:
- the LOC140738021 gene encoding protein FAM187B-like — MYGHAPLLLSLAMLALFGGLPHLLERNGGVAECPGPGGDWDWGPGSRSAPCSLAFLSHNPLSLPCPGASEAEEGTLHWQYLNLNRSSGSQPYTIAGPRGLRTVRGPLGKLGSRATMRGGVLLLSRAWPSDSGLYLCKAGAATLAAYHVDVQDSALLHVSHRALGQAPLGNQSVQLAPGLATLHLHTHWAPWQDCDRCGAAGERKRLGFCYALLVGVGDEDEEELEEEAEALPCGLMQLRLGEALPRRGPELRYEACRRACAGDRSLGLPGPTDTRSSSPASLDWLEPRTLLLETMLLEPHEEARMTCPGASVYTPVSWQRDAAPLTRHALLHPCKGSRHRLDDATGGGVYRIVSVRASDSGVYRCWVRGRRVAVFHLELPEPLALDGSRRRNTRQLLATVRALIGSFILAFTVGALAELLHACWCEMM, encoded by the coding sequence ATGTACGGCCATGCTCCGCTGTTGCTGTCGCTGGCAATGCTGGCGCTGTTCGGTGGCCTGCCACACCTGCTGGAACGGAACGGCGGCGTGGCCGAGTGCCCGGGGCCGGGGGGCGACTGGGACTGGGGCCCCGGCAGCCGGAGCGCGCCCTGCTCCCTGGCCTTCCTTTCGCACAACCCGCTGAGCCTGCCCTGCCCGGGGGCGTCGGAAGCCGAGGAGGGCACGTTACACTGGCAGTACCTCAATTTGAATCGGTCGTCGGGATCACAGCCGTATACCATCGCCGGGCCGCGCGGCCTGCGCACCGTGCGGGGCCCGCTGGGCAAACTGGGCAGCCGAGCCACGATGCGCGGAGGCGTGCTGTTGCTGTCGCGGGCCTGGCCCTCTGACTCGGGACTCTACCTGTGCAAGGCGGGTGCCGCCACCCTGGCCGCCTACCATGTTGACGTGCAGGACTCGGCGCTGCTGCACGTTTCGCACCGGGCGCTGGGCCAGGCTCCGCTGGGCAACCAGAGCGTGCAGCTGGCGCCCGGCCTCGCCACCCTCCACCTGCATACCCACTGGGCGCCCTGGCAGGACTGCGACCGCTGCGGGGCCGCCGGCGAGCGCAAGCGGCTCGGCTTCTGTTACGCGCTGCTAGTAGGAGTGGGCGatgaagatgaagaagaattAGAGGAAGAAGCAGAAGCCCTGCCATGCGGACTCATGCAACTGCGGCTCGGCGAGGCACTGCCCCGGCGCGGCCCGGAGCTCCGCTATGAGGCCTGCCGGCGTGCATGCGCTGGGGACCGGAGCCTGGGCTTACCTGGGCCGACGGACACCCGCTCCTCCTCCCCCGCCTCCCTCGATTGGCTGGAGCCCCGCACGTTGCTCCTGGAAACGATGCTGCTGGAGCCGCACGAGGAGGCACGCATGACCTGCCCGGGCGCTTCCGTGTACACGCCCGTCTCCTGGCAACGTGACGCCGCTCCGCTCACCCGGCATGCGCTTCTGCACCCCTGCAAGGGCAGCCGCCATCGCCTGGACGACGCCACGGGCGGCGGGGTCTACCGCATCGTCAGCGTGCGCGCCTCCGATAGCGGCGTCTATCGCTGCTGGGTACGCGGGCGCCGCGTCGCCGTCTTCCACCTCGAGCTACCCGAGCCACTGGCCTTGGACGGCAGCCGACGCCGAAACACCCGCCAGCTGCTCGCCACCGTCCGTGCCCTGATCGGCTCCTTCATCCTGGCCTTCACGGTTGGCGCGCTGGCCGAACTGCTGCACGCCTGCTGGTGCGAGATGATGTGA